From Bacteroidales bacterium, one genomic window encodes:
- the vanZ gene encoding VanZ family protein has translation MRLVFSGISLMWIGIVMFLSLMNPTYSEVSLFPNSDKIVHFLMYGIMTTFFLSCLQLERGISQSVIFLTAIMAAIVFGGLMELAQEFLTTTNHASFWDFVASGVGAIVAALVYKRWLWKAIGQNFATSVVKQ, from the coding sequence ATGAGACTTGTTTTTTCCGGTATTTCACTAATGTGGATAGGTATAGTGATGTTTTTATCTTTAATGAATCCCACTTATAGTGAAGTGTCGCTTTTTCCCAATAGTGATAAGATAGTTCACTTTTTGATGTATGGTATTATGACTACGTTTTTCCTCTCATGCTTACAGTTAGAGAGGGGTATTTCACAATCAGTGATATTTTTAACCGCAATCATGGCTGCAATTGTTTTCGGAGGATTGATGGAATTAGCACAAGAGTTTTTGACAACCACTAATCATGCGAGTTTTTGGGATTTTGTGGCAAGTGGAGTTGGAGCTATAGTTGCTGCTTTAGTCTATAAACGTTGGTTGTGGAAAGCGATTGGGCAAAATTTTGCAACTTCAGTTGTAAAACAATAA
- a CDS encoding amidohydrolase family protein: MRKIAATYIYPIVSPPIKYGIIYLDDNNTIVKIKDNGGEMIEEHGCEYYSGVIVPGFVNAHTHLELSHLKGFFKQGTGMRSFLQSMITRPKTGIAKIVEYAEQYDKLMYNQGIVAVGDISNTLDTLEIKASSKIYYHTFVELFGLVQQKSADIYNKGVSVCNAYKQRNLASTITPHASYSLSKSLLRKIYTTENNQLLSIHILENSIEQEKLNDSQQSLKSLYNSLGIIDIANNTKHPFQLMLQDINNSQLLSVHNTHATANDWDLALNTAHENNISLFAVTCPRSNMFINSLLPDYSQWSDKVPICIGTDSLASNTDLSIFNEILFLLEKTNFSFDELLKWGTINGAKALNVDKKFGSFEIEKTPGVNLITQFDYEKMKPTDNATICRIV; this comes from the coding sequence ATGAGAAAAATAGCCGCCACATATATTTATCCAATTGTCTCTCCACCAATAAAATATGGCATCATATATTTAGACGACAATAATACTATTGTTAAAATAAAAGATAACGGAGGAGAGATGATCGAGGAGCATGGATGCGAATATTACAGTGGTGTAATTGTCCCAGGATTTGTAAATGCGCACACACATTTAGAGTTATCACACCTTAAAGGCTTTTTCAAACAAGGAACAGGTATGCGCAGCTTCTTACAATCGATGATAACACGACCAAAAACCGGAATAGCAAAAATTGTCGAATATGCCGAACAATACGACAAACTGATGTACAACCAAGGCATTGTGGCTGTTGGCGACATTAGCAATACTCTTGATACATTAGAGATAAAGGCTTCGAGTAAAATCTATTATCACACTTTTGTAGAACTATTTGGGCTTGTGCAACAAAAATCGGCAGATATATATAATAAAGGAGTATCTGTTTGCAATGCTTATAAGCAAAGAAATTTAGCATCTACCATAACACCACATGCATCCTACTCGTTAAGCAAAAGTCTTTTACGCAAAATCTACACAACCGAAAACAATCAGCTTCTTAGTATACACATTTTAGAGAACAGTATAGAACAAGAAAAATTGAACGATAGCCAACAATCCCTAAAATCGTTATATAACTCACTGGGCATTATTGATATCGCAAACAATACTAAACACCCGTTTCAATTAATGCTGCAGGATATTAATAACAGCCAGCTACTATCAGTGCACAATACACACGCCACAGCAAATGATTGGGATTTAGCACTTAACACTGCCCATGAAAACAATATATCTCTGTTTGCCGTAACCTGCCCTCGTTCAAACATGTTTATTAATAGCCTTTTACCAGACTACAGCCAATGGAGTGATAAAGTACCAATTTGTATAGGGACAGATAGTCTGGCTTCAAATACAGATTTGTCAATATTTAACGAAATATTGTTTTTGCTCGAGAAAACAAATTTTTCATTTGACGAACTGCTAAAATGGGGGACAATAAACGGAGCCAAAGCACTAAATGTTGACAAGAAATTCGGCAGTTTTGAGATTGAGAAAACTCCAGGAGTAAATTTAATTACACAGTTTGATTATGAAAAAATGAAGCCTACCGATAATGCAACTATCTGCAGGATTGTTTGA
- the lgt gene encoding prolipoprotein diacylglyceryl transferase: MIGYIIWDVSPEIFTIGSFSLRWYGLLFAATFFFGYLILKRFIKMDGLSIKVLDSLAMYFFIGTVIGARLGHCFFYEADYYLSNPAEILKIWHGGLSSHGGAVGILMALYLFSRKFKIPMINILDRVVVVVALGGLLIRMGNLFNSEIYGIETTLPWGFIFVRAGETVPKHPTQIYEGLAALLIFFLLYKLFVSKHKQLHNGVLFGLFLTLLFTMRFFVEFIKEDQVAHEAGMVLNIGQWLSLPFILFGIGLLIYIYYKNKGFLIKNDSPKKS, from the coding sequence ATGATAGGTTATATCATATGGGATGTTAGTCCCGAAATATTTACAATAGGTTCATTCTCTTTACGTTGGTATGGACTTTTGTTTGCCGCCACTTTCTTTTTCGGATATCTCATTCTGAAACGTTTTATTAAAATGGACGGATTGAGTATCAAAGTATTAGATTCTTTGGCTATGTATTTTTTTATAGGTACAGTTATCGGGGCTCGGCTTGGACACTGTTTCTTTTACGAAGCTGATTACTATCTTAGCAACCCTGCTGAAATATTAAAGATTTGGCATGGCGGATTATCGAGTCATGGCGGAGCGGTTGGTATCTTGATGGCTTTGTATCTTTTCTCAAGAAAATTTAAAATACCTATGATAAATATTCTCGACCGAGTTGTAGTGGTTGTGGCTTTAGGGGGATTATTAATCAGAATGGGCAATCTTTTCAACAGCGAGATATACGGAATTGAGACTACGTTGCCATGGGGATTTATTTTTGTCAGGGCTGGTGAGACTGTTCCAAAGCACCCAACGCAGATTTATGAAGGATTAGCCGCACTATTAATCTTCTTTTTACTGTACAAACTATTTGTTTCAAAGCACAAACAATTGCACAACGGTGTACTTTTTGGACTGTTTCTGACATTGCTGTTTACTATGAGATTTTTCGTAGAGTTCATCAAAGAAGACCAAGTTGCACATGAAGCCGGTATGGTCTTGAATATCGGGCAGTGGTTAAGCCTCCCGTTTATTTTGTTCGGAATAGGATTACTGATTTACATTTATTATAAAAACAAAGGTTTCCTGATTAAGAATGATTCACCTAAGAAATCTTAA